The proteins below are encoded in one region of Sphingopyxis sp. YR583:
- the tilS gene encoding tRNA lysidine(34) synthetase TilS → MSAPMLPPQKQKQAADRDVAGRLAGDLLALLGPGWHRLHYGVAVSGGPDSMALLWLMASLLPGQIWAATVDHGLRKGSDEEARMVAGFCEREHIPHSTLRPSAPITGSQQAAARTERYRLLEQWREANALNHIVTAHHADDQLETIVMRLNRSSGVGGLAAIRAKNGVILRPLLQWRRSELVHLALENDLPFVDDPSNSDDRFDRARLRHALRAQTALDPVAAANSAAWLAEADEALDWAVERLIASWPDASDIAVIRNDDYPAEMFRRIVALRLRANAPQLVLRGASLDGVIAAMHEGRRAMVGALLIDAVRGLEGTIWRISAAPRRKAPKKG, encoded by the coding sequence ATGTCCGCACCGATGCTGCCGCCGCAAAAACAAAAGCAGGCTGCTGATCGCGACGTCGCCGGCCGTCTCGCCGGCGACCTGCTTGCCCTCCTTGGGCCCGGCTGGCACCGCCTCCATTATGGCGTCGCCGTGTCGGGCGGCCCCGACAGCATGGCGCTGCTCTGGCTGATGGCATCGCTGCTTCCCGGTCAGATCTGGGCGGCAACGGTCGATCATGGCCTGCGCAAGGGCTCGGACGAAGAGGCGCGGATGGTCGCGGGCTTCTGCGAGCGCGAACATATTCCGCACTCGACGCTGCGCCCCTCGGCACCGATTACAGGATCGCAGCAGGCCGCCGCGCGCACCGAACGTTATCGCCTGCTCGAACAATGGCGTGAGGCGAATGCCCTCAATCATATCGTCACCGCACATCATGCCGACGATCAGCTCGAGACGATCGTCATGCGGCTCAACCGGTCGAGCGGGGTCGGCGGTCTCGCCGCGATCCGCGCGAAGAACGGCGTGATCCTGCGTCCGCTCCTTCAATGGCGCCGCAGCGAACTCGTTCATCTCGCCCTCGAAAACGACCTGCCCTTCGTCGATGATCCGTCGAACAGCGACGACCGCTTCGACCGCGCGCGCCTGCGCCATGCGCTACGGGCGCAAACCGCACTCGACCCCGTCGCCGCGGCGAACTCGGCAGCATGGCTGGCGGAAGCCGACGAGGCGCTCGACTGGGCGGTCGAAAGGCTGATCGCCTCCTGGCCCGACGCGTCGGATATCGCGGTCATCCGCAACGATGACTATCCGGCGGAGATGTTCCGCCGCATCGTTGCGCTGCGCCTGCGCGCCAATGCACCGCAACTCGTGCTGCGCGGCGCATCGCTCGACGGCGTGATCGCGGCGATGCACGAAGGGCGCCGCGCGATGGTTGGCGCGTTGCTGATCGACGCGGTTCGCGGCCTCGAAGGGACGATTTGGCGCATTTCCGCGGCACCACGACGGAAAGCGCCGAAAAAGGGCTGA
- a CDS encoding tetratricopeptide repeat protein, which yields MMMRQINFLGAATIALAAAMPAAAQDNTVVKRVERLEKEMRAVQRSVFPGGSPTFFEGEIAPDNTPGERARTNAPVIDLTARVDALESQLQTLTGQTEQNAFHLRELEKQFTAYKAEVEKRFADPAVVTEPAATPASLAPTVKPPAASTTTVKKPADKPAAKPATTDAARLALVKKVEVPASGNETKDAYDYGYRLWEAKLYPEAQAQLKTVVTKWPKSSQASFAQNLLGRAYLDEGKPSLAAVAFYNNYKDRPSGARAPHSLMYMGVALDKLGRKADACKAFRELDEVYGDKAPQDVRTDAAAAKTKAGC from the coding sequence ATGATGATGCGTCAGATTAATTTCCTTGGGGCCGCAACGATCGCGCTCGCAGCGGCCATGCCCGCCGCCGCGCAGGACAATACGGTGGTCAAGCGCGTCGAACGGCTCGAAAAGGAAATGCGCGCGGTCCAGCGTTCGGTCTTCCCCGGCGGCAGCCCGACCTTCTTCGAGGGTGAGATCGCGCCCGACAACACGCCCGGCGAGCGCGCGCGCACCAACGCGCCGGTGATCGACCTGACCGCGCGCGTCGACGCACTCGAATCGCAACTGCAGACGCTGACCGGCCAGACCGAGCAGAACGCCTTCCATCTGCGCGAACTCGAAAAGCAGTTTACCGCCTATAAGGCCGAGGTGGAGAAGCGCTTTGCCGATCCCGCGGTGGTCACCGAACCGGCGGCGACACCCGCCAGCCTCGCGCCGACGGTGAAGCCCCCGGCTGCCTCAACCACGACGGTGAAAAAGCCTGCCGACAAGCCCGCGGCGAAGCCCGCTACCACCGACGCCGCACGGCTCGCGCTCGTCAAGAAGGTCGAGGTTCCGGCGAGCGGCAACGAGACCAAGGACGCCTATGACTATGGCTACCGCCTGTGGGAAGCGAAGCTCTATCCCGAGGCGCAGGCCCAATTGAAGACCGTTGTGACCAAATGGCCGAAGAGCAGCCAGGCCAGCTTTGCGCAGAATTTGCTCGGCCGCGCCTATCTCGACGAAGGCAAGCCGAGCCTCGCCGCTGTCGCTTTCTATAATAATTACAAGGATCGCCCGAGCGGCGCGCGCGCGCCGCACAGCCTGATGTATATGGGCGTCGCGCTCGACAAGCTCGGACGCAAGGCCGACGCATGCAAGGCGTTCCGCGAACTCGATGAAGTCTATGGCGACAAGGCGCCACAGGATGTCCGCACCGATGCTGCCGCCGCAAAAACAAAAGCAGGCTGCTGA
- a CDS encoding helix-turn-helix domain-containing protein: MADEDVAPEQGELAITRTGDRLRLAREAAGLSLADVATRTRITQRHLAAIEKSDYSELPGRTYVTGFARAYARAVDLPEAEIGAAIRQELEEDAYGSRPLYEAYEPTDPARLPTARLTWTLVIITLLLASAYGVWRFLSVEPDEALIAAQNRDADASEAPQNDAAATPATKAGSAAAVAANAPVVLTGLSEVWIGFDDAKGKTENWRTLDAGETYQVPPEYIEQFTLRTSIPQALKVTVGGRDVGPIGAADTLVKNVSLKPADLIARAGGSGAAGTAPPATAPRPKG; encoded by the coding sequence ATGGCAGATGAAGACGTCGCCCCCGAACAGGGCGAGTTGGCGATCACGCGCACCGGCGATCGGCTTCGGCTGGCGCGGGAGGCTGCGGGGCTGTCGCTCGCCGATGTCGCGACGCGCACGCGGATCACCCAACGCCATCTCGCCGCAATAGAAAAGTCGGATTATTCGGAACTTCCGGGCCGGACTTATGTCACCGGCTTCGCCCGCGCCTACGCCCGTGCCGTCGATCTTCCGGAAGCGGAAATCGGCGCCGCCATCCGCCAGGAACTCGAAGAAGACGCCTATGGTTCGCGTCCGCTTTACGAGGCCTATGAACCGACCGACCCGGCACGCCTGCCCACTGCGCGGCTGACGTGGACACTCGTCATTATCACGCTGCTGCTGGCCTCGGCCTATGGCGTTTGGCGCTTCCTGTCCGTCGAGCCCGACGAGGCGCTGATCGCAGCGCAGAACCGCGACGCCGATGCGTCCGAAGCGCCGCAGAACGATGCCGCGGCAACGCCCGCGACCAAGGCCGGCAGCGCGGCCGCCGTCGCGGCGAACGCACCTGTGGTTCTCACCGGCCTGTCGGAAGTCTGGATCGGCTTCGACGACGCCAAGGGCAAGACCGAGAATTGGCGCACGCTCGATGCGGGCGAGACCTATCAGGTTCCGCCCGAATATATCGAACAGTTCACGCTGCGCACCAGCATCCCGCAGGCACTCAAGGTCACGGTCGGTGGCCGCGACGTGGGCCCGATCGGCGCTGCCGATACGCTGGTCAAGAATGTCTCGCTGAAGCCCGCCGATCTGATCGCACGCGCCGGCGGCAGTGGCGCGGCAGGCACGGCGCCCCCGGCCACGGCACCGCGCCCCAAGGGCTGA
- the hslU gene encoding ATP-dependent protease ATPase subunit HslU: MNKDLTPKAIVAALDTHIIGQNAAKRAVAVALRNRWRRQQLSADLRDEVSPKNILMIGPTGCGKTEISRRLAKLADAPFIKVEATKFTEVGYVGRDVEQIARDLVEEAVRLEKDRRREAVRAAAEEAAMERLLDALTGKGASEATRQSFRQRIREGHLDDSEVEIEVADAPSMNFELPGQPGQMSMINLSDMLGKAMGGPPKKRRKLKVIEAATRLIEEEQDKRLDQDDVARVALADAEANGIVFLDEIDKIAVSDVRGGSVSREGVQRDLLPLIEGTTVATKYGPMKTDHILFIASGAFHVAKPSDLLPELQGRLPIRVELGALTEEDFVRILSETKAGLPEQYVALLGTEGVTLNFTPDAIARVAKLAADVNEKVENIGARRLQTIMERLVEEISFTAEDAPGTTLDIDAAYVDSQLADVVGDTDLSKYVL; this comes from the coding sequence ATGAACAAGGATCTGACTCCGAAGGCGATCGTCGCCGCCCTCGACACGCATATCATCGGCCAGAACGCCGCGAAGCGCGCGGTCGCCGTCGCGCTCCGCAATCGCTGGCGCCGCCAGCAATTGTCGGCCGACCTGCGCGACGAGGTGAGCCCCAAGAATATCCTGATGATCGGCCCCACCGGCTGCGGCAAGACCGAGATTTCGCGTCGTCTCGCCAAACTCGCGGACGCCCCCTTCATCAAGGTCGAAGCGACCAAATTCACCGAGGTCGGCTATGTCGGCCGCGACGTCGAACAGATCGCGCGCGACCTTGTCGAGGAAGCCGTGCGGCTCGAAAAGGACCGCCGCCGCGAAGCCGTGCGCGCCGCCGCCGAAGAGGCCGCGATGGAGCGCCTGCTCGACGCGCTTACCGGCAAGGGCGCGAGCGAGGCGACGCGCCAGAGCTTTCGCCAGCGCATCCGCGAAGGCCATCTCGACGACAGCGAAGTCGAGATCGAGGTCGCCGACGCGCCCAGCATGAACTTCGAGCTGCCCGGCCAGCCCGGCCAGATGAGCATGATCAACCTGTCCGACATGCTCGGCAAGGCGATGGGCGGCCCGCCCAAGAAGCGCCGCAAGCTGAAGGTGATCGAAGCCGCGACCCGCCTGATCGAAGAAGAGCAGGATAAGCGTCTCGATCAGGACGATGTCGCGCGCGTCGCGCTCGCCGATGCCGAGGCCAATGGCATCGTCTTCCTCGACGAGATCGACAAGATCGCGGTCAGCGATGTGCGCGGCGGATCGGTGAGCCGCGAAGGCGTCCAGCGCGACCTGCTGCCGCTGATCGAGGGCACGACCGTCGCGACCAAATATGGCCCGATGAAGACCGACCATATCCTCTTCATCGCCTCGGGCGCCTTTCATGTCGCGAAACCCAGCGACCTCCTCCCCGAATTGCAGGGCCGCTTGCCGATCCGCGTCGAACTCGGCGCGCTGACCGAGGAGGATTTCGTGCGGATCCTCAGCGAGACCAAGGCGGGGCTGCCCGAACAATATGTGGCGCTCCTCGGCACCGAGGGCGTGACGCTGAACTTTACTCCCGACGCGATCGCACGCGTTGCAAAGCTTGCGGCGGATGTGAATGAGAAGGTCGAAAATATCGGCGCGCGCCGCCTCCAGACGATCATGGAGCGACTGGTCGAGGAAATCAGCTTCACCGCCGAGGACGCACCCGGCACGACGCTCGATATCGACGCCGCCTATGTCGACAGCCAGCTTGCCGACGTCGTCGGCGACACCGACCTCAGCAAATATGTGCTTTAA
- the hslV gene encoding ATP-dependent protease subunit HslV, producing MTNPHAQSAAPWHGTTILSARSADKVVIIGDGQVSMGQTVMKPNARKVRRLHDGSVIGGFAGATADAFTLFERLEAKLERHNGQLLRAAVELAKDWRTDKYLRNLEAMMIVADKEVTLVITGNGDVLEPKGGIAAIGSGGNFALSAARALVDYEKDPEVLTRKAMEVAADICVYTNDQFTQEIIEIQA from the coding sequence ATGACCAATCCCCATGCGCAAAGTGCCGCGCCCTGGCACGGAACCACCATCCTTTCTGCCCGCAGCGCCGACAAGGTCGTCATCATCGGCGACGGTCAGGTATCGATGGGCCAGACGGTGATGAAGCCCAACGCCCGCAAGGTCCGCCGCCTCCACGACGGCAGCGTGATCGGCGGCTTCGCGGGCGCAACCGCCGACGCCTTCACCCTCTTCGAACGCCTCGAAGCCAAGCTCGAACGCCATAACGGCCAATTGCTGCGCGCCGCGGTCGAACTCGCCAAGGATTGGCGCACCGACAAATATCTCCGCAACCTCGAGGCGATGATGATCGTCGCCGACAAGGAGGTGACGCTGGTCATCACCGGCAACGGCGACGTGCTCGAGCCCAAGGGCGGCATTGCCGCGATCGGATCGGGCGGCAATTTCGCTCTCTCCGCTGCCCGCGCGCTCGTCGATTATGAAAAGGATCCCGAGGTGCTGACCCGCAAGGCGATGGAAGTCGCCGCCGACATCTGCGTCTACACCAACGACCAGTTCACCCAAGAAATCATCGAAATTCAGGCATAA
- a CDS encoding class I mannose-6-phosphate isomerase: MLTRLETIVVEKPWGRTDIPSDFGDFGGRRIGEIWFSNPAGDDAPIMIKFLFTSERLSIQVHPDDEAARAAGFPRGKEECWLILDAQRGAELGVGLTAETTREALHDAALDGSIVDMIDWRPSKTDDFVYNRAGTIHAIGPGLTVVEVQQNVDCTYRLYDYGRPRELHLDAGLKVSHPGPVHDPRDTVVDSKANHMLVSGPHFHLAQLAAPIDPALLAQATGELTFVPLSAGCRVAGESVGLGEAVLFTDPSAIEIDAGGRALLTWPA, translated from the coding sequence ATGCTAACTCGTCTCGAAACTATCGTCGTCGAAAAGCCGTGGGGCCGCACCGATATCCCGAGCGACTTCGGCGATTTCGGCGGCCGCCGCATCGGCGAAATCTGGTTCTCGAACCCCGCCGGCGACGATGCGCCGATCATGATCAAATTCCTTTTCACGTCGGAGCGACTGTCGATCCAGGTTCACCCCGACGACGAAGCCGCGCGGGCTGCGGGCTTCCCGCGCGGCAAGGAGGAGTGCTGGCTGATCCTCGATGCGCAGCGAGGTGCCGAACTCGGCGTCGGCCTCACTGCCGAAACAACGCGCGAAGCTCTGCACGATGCGGCGCTCGACGGATCGATCGTCGACATGATCGATTGGCGTCCGTCGAAAACCGACGACTTCGTCTATAATCGCGCCGGCACGATCCACGCGATCGGCCCCGGCCTGACCGTGGTCGAGGTGCAGCAGAATGTCGACTGCACATACCGGCTCTACGATTATGGCCGCCCGCGCGAATTGCACCTCGACGCGGGGCTCAAGGTCTCGCACCCCGGTCCTGTCCACGACCCGCGCGACACGGTCGTCGATTCGAAAGCCAATCATATGCTGGTCAGCGGCCCGCATTTCCATCTTGCTCAGCTCGCCGCGCCGATCGACCCGGCGCTTCTCGCACAGGCTACCGGCGAGCTGACCTTCGTTCCGCTCTCGGCCGGATGCCGCGTCGCCGGCGAAAGCGTGGGTCTCGGAGAAGCGGTGCTTTTCACCGATCCGTCGGCGATCGAAATCGACGCGGGCGGCCGGGCGCTCCTGACCTGGCCCGCCTGA
- the wecC gene encoding UDP-N-acetyl-D-mannosamine dehydrogenase, which translates to MPIDTEQTVTVLGLGYIGLPTAALIARSGNKVTGVDVSQHVVDTVNNGKVHIEEVDLDGLVQGVVSRGALVASTEVAPADVFVIAVPTPHDDEHRPDIAYVLSAARSIAPKLAAGNLVILESTSPVGTTEKVAALLAELRPDLKIPGACTGAADIFIAYCPERVLPGRILIELVDNDRCIGGITPRCARRAMTFYRQFVRGACVTTSARAAEMVKLVENSYRDVNIAFANELSMMAEHMGVDVWEVIRLANRHPRVNILQPGPGVGGHCIAVDPWFLVHGAPDHSRLIRTAREVNLAKTAHVIGAAEMLVSQHPQARVACLGLAFKPNIDDFRESPAVEVAAALARRFGKQIEIVEPYARGLPMEFAGTGAELIDLDSALAECDLLIVLVDHDLFRSIPIEERGDKIVYDTRGLWLDQPNGGNGNRLHRAA; encoded by the coding sequence GTGCCCATTGATACGGAACAGACAGTCACGGTCCTCGGGCTGGGCTATATCGGACTTCCTACCGCGGCATTGATCGCACGGTCGGGTAACAAGGTCACCGGCGTCGATGTCAGCCAGCATGTCGTCGACACGGTCAACAACGGCAAGGTGCATATCGAGGAAGTCGACCTTGACGGCCTCGTCCAGGGCGTCGTGTCGCGCGGCGCGCTCGTCGCCTCGACCGAAGTCGCGCCCGCCGACGTGTTCGTCATCGCCGTGCCGACCCCGCACGACGACGAACATCGCCCCGACATCGCCTATGTGCTCTCGGCTGCCCGGTCGATCGCGCCGAAGCTGGCCGCCGGCAACCTCGTCATCCTCGAATCGACCTCGCCCGTCGGGACGACCGAAAAGGTCGCCGCACTCCTCGCCGAGCTCCGCCCCGACCTGAAAATCCCCGGCGCCTGCACCGGTGCCGCGGATATCTTCATCGCCTATTGCCCCGAACGCGTCCTTCCGGGCCGCATCCTGATCGAACTCGTCGACAACGACCGCTGCATCGGCGGGATCACGCCGCGTTGCGCACGCCGCGCGATGACCTTCTATCGCCAGTTCGTGCGGGGCGCCTGCGTCACCACCTCGGCGCGCGCCGCCGAAATGGTGAAGCTGGTCGAGAACAGCTATCGCGACGTCAACATCGCCTTCGCGAACGAGCTGTCGATGATGGCCGAGCATATGGGCGTCGACGTGTGGGAGGTGATACGCCTCGCCAACCGCCACCCCCGCGTCAATATCCTGCAGCCCGGCCCCGGCGTCGGCGGCCATTGCATTGCGGTCGATCCCTGGTTCCTCGTTCACGGCGCGCCCGATCACAGCCGCCTGATCCGGACCGCGCGCGAGGTCAATCTGGCGAAGACCGCGCATGTCATCGGCGCTGCCGAAATGCTCGTCTCGCAGCATCCGCAGGCGCGCGTCGCCTGCCTCGGCCTCGCCTTCAAACCGAACATCGACGATTTCCGCGAAAGCCCCGCGGTCGAGGTCGCCGCCGCACTCGCCCGCCGCTTCGGCAAGCAGATCGAGATCGTCGAGCCTTACGCTCGCGGCCTGCCGATGGAATTCGCCGGCACCGGCGCAGAACTGATCGACCTCGACAGCGCGCTCGCCGAATGCGACCTACTCATCGTCCTCGTCGACCATGACCTTTTCCGGTCGATCCCGATCGAGGAGCGCGGCGACAAGATCGTCTATGACACCCGCGGCCTGTGGCTCGATCAGCCGAATGGCGGCAATGGCAATCGTTTGCATAGGGCCGCGTGA
- the wecB gene encoding non-hydrolyzing UDP-N-acetylglucosamine 2-epimerase — protein sequence MFPVVHALRAQSGIDVRVCVTAQHREMLDQVLQIARITPDIDLDVMQANQTLDGLLARLVTGLGDVFDREKPDRILVHGDTLTTMAATLSAYFHKIPVGHVEAGLRSGNIYHPWPEEVNRKVAGAVADLHFAPTETAADALRGENVPADRIHVTGNTVIDALLATRARIDEEPALAAGLDPLVDRFADKRIIAVTSHRRENFGDGMKAIADAIAAIAARSDVAVVFPVHPNPHVRAAMEPILGGLNNVALIDPLDYPHFVRLLATSELVLTDSGGVQEEAPALGKPVLVMRETTERPEGIEAGTARLVGTDKARIVSEIFKLLDDKDAYSAMARAHNPFGDGTAAKQIAEIVARAH from the coding sequence ATGTTTCCCGTCGTTCATGCGCTGCGCGCTCAATCGGGAATCGATGTGCGCGTCTGCGTTACCGCCCAGCACCGCGAAATGCTCGACCAGGTTTTGCAGATCGCCCGCATCACCCCCGACATCGACCTCGACGTCATGCAGGCGAACCAGACGCTCGACGGATTGCTGGCGCGGCTGGTCACCGGCCTTGGCGACGTGTTCGACCGCGAAAAGCCCGACCGCATCCTTGTTCACGGCGACACGCTGACGACGATGGCGGCAACGCTTTCGGCCTATTTCCACAAGATTCCAGTTGGCCATGTCGAGGCTGGCCTGCGCAGCGGCAATATCTACCATCCCTGGCCCGAGGAGGTGAACCGCAAGGTCGCCGGTGCGGTCGCCGACCTGCATTTCGCGCCGACCGAAACCGCCGCCGACGCGCTTCGCGGCGAAAATGTGCCCGCCGATCGCATCCACGTTACCGGCAACACCGTCATCGACGCGTTGCTCGCGACAAGGGCACGGATCGACGAGGAGCCCGCCCTTGCCGCCGGGCTCGATCCGTTGGTCGACCGTTTTGCCGACAAGCGGATCATCGCCGTGACCTCGCACCGGCGCGAGAATTTCGGCGACGGGATGAAAGCGATTGCCGACGCCATCGCCGCCATCGCCGCGCGCAGCGACGTCGCGGTCGTCTTTCCCGTCCATCCCAATCCGCACGTCCGCGCCGCGATGGAGCCGATCCTCGGCGGCCTCAACAATGTCGCGCTGATCGACCCGCTCGATTATCCGCATTTCGTCCGCCTGCTTGCGACGTCCGAACTCGTGCTCACCGACAGCGGCGGTGTACAGGAAGAGGCCCCAGCGCTCGGCAAGCCTGTGCTGGTGATGCGCGAGACGACCGAACGCCCCGAAGGCATCGAAGCGGGCACCGCGCGGCTTGTCGGAACCGACAAAGCGCGTATTGTTTCCGAAATTTTCAAGCTTCTGGACGATAAGGACGCCTATTCGGCCATGGCGCGTGCCCATAACCCCTTCGGCGACGGCACGGCGGCAAAACAGATTGCGGAGATAGTTGCGCGTGCCCATTGA
- a CDS encoding metallophosphoesterase, with translation MRVYAIGDIHGRDDLFAELLDLIEADKAARPGADCALILLGDLVDRGPSSAAVIDRAIVQRDRWSAFHWLTGNHEEVFVKALTGDLSALKFFSRIGGEETILSYGIDEANYARMTYEELSVALIAAVPAAHREFLAAGEELIILGDYVFVHAGVRPGVSLKSQKPADLRWIREPFLSAGEDFGGFVVHGHTITSTVDERPNRLGIDTGAYASGKLTAAAFEGAERWYLSTGQ, from the coding sequence ATGCGCGTTTACGCCATCGGCGACATCCACGGCCGGGACGACCTGTTCGCCGAACTGCTCGACCTGATAGAAGCCGACAAGGCGGCGCGGCCGGGTGCCGACTGTGCGTTGATCCTGCTCGGCGACCTCGTCGATCGCGGTCCGTCGTCGGCCGCGGTCATCGACCGCGCCATTGTGCAAAGGGACCGATGGTCGGCCTTTCACTGGCTGACCGGCAACCATGAAGAAGTGTTCGTCAAGGCACTGACTGGCGATCTGTCGGCGCTCAAATTCTTCAGCCGTATCGGCGGCGAGGAAACGATTTTGAGCTATGGCATTGATGAAGCCAACTATGCGCGTATGACGTATGAGGAACTGTCGGTAGCGTTGATCGCGGCCGTTCCGGCGGCGCACCGGGAGTTTCTGGCGGCCGGCGAGGAATTGATCATCCTTGGCGATTATGTGTTCGTACATGCGGGCGTGCGGCCCGGCGTTTCGCTCAAATCGCAGAAGCCCGCCGACCTGCGATGGATTCGCGAACCCTTTCTGTCGGCAGGCGAAGATTTCGGGGGATTTGTCGTCCATGGGCACACGATCACTTCCACCGTCGACGAGCGGCCGAACCGGCTGGGCATCGATACCGGAGCCTATGCCAGCGGCAAGTTGACCGCCGCTGCGTTCGAGGGCGCCGAGCGATGGTATTTGTCGACCGGACAGTGA